The following are from one region of the Arachis duranensis cultivar V14167 chromosome 10, aradu.V14167.gnm2.J7QH, whole genome shotgun sequence genome:
- the LOC107470798 gene encoding ubiquinol oxidase 2, mitochondrial has product MMASESLRSPVEANSTEKKEEEKKSEGNSLVASSYWGISRQKVTREDGTEWPWNCFMPWETYHSNLSIDLTKHHVPKNFLDKVAYRTVKLIRIPTDVFFKRQYGCRAIMLETVAAVPGMVGGVLLHLRSLRRFQHSEGWIKALLEEAENERMHLMTMVELVKPKWYERILVLVVQGVFFNAFFALYLLSPKLAHRVVGYLEEEAIHSYTEFLRDLESGAIENVPAPAIAIDY; this is encoded by the exons ATGATGGCTTCCGAGTCCCTGCGGTCGCCTGTTGAGGCAAATTCGACggaaaagaaggaggaggagaagaagagtgAAGGCAATAGCCTTGTGGCCTCGAGTTATTGGGGGATTTCGAGGCAGAAGGTTACGAGAGAGGATGGGACGGAGTGGCCTTGGAACTGCTTCATG CCGTGGGAGACTTACCATTCAAACTTGTCAATTGATTTGACCAAGCATCATGTTCCAAAGAATTTTCTGGATAAAGTTGCTTATAGGACAGTGAAGCTCATCAGAATTCCGACTGATGTTTTTTTCAAG AGACAATATGGTTGCCGTGCAATTATGCTTGAAACAGTTGCAGCTGTTCCTGGAATGGTGGGAGGAGTGTTGTTGCACCTGAGGTCACTCCGCAGGTTTCAGCACAGTGAGGGCTGGATCAAAGCATTGCTTGAGGAAGCAGAGAATGAGAGAATGCACTTAATGACCATGGTGGAACTTGTGAAGCCTAAATGGTATGAAAGAAtacttgttcttgttgttcagGGAGTTTTCTTCAACGCGTTCTTTGCGCTTTACTTACTCTCCCCAAAGTTAGCTCATAGAGTTGTTGGGTATCTTGAGGAGGAGGCCATACATTCTTACACTGAGTTCTTGAGGGACCTAGAGAGTGGTGCAATTGAAAATGTTCCTGCTCCTGCCATTGCAATAGATTATTAG